Proteins from a genomic interval of Nocardioides jishulii:
- the tpx gene encoding thiol peroxidase, protein MATTAFKANPVHTVGDLPAVGSKAPNFELVGEGLSEVTNDQGGKRLVLNIFPSIDTGICAASVRKFNEIAADLDDTVVLNVSADLPFAQARFCGAEGIDNVLVGSAFRSSFGQDYGVTMADGPMAGLLARAVVVVEADGTVSYTQVVDEITTEPDYDAVLAAL, encoded by the coding sequence ATGGCTACCACCGCATTCAAGGCCAACCCCGTCCACACCGTCGGCGACCTGCCGGCCGTCGGCTCGAAGGCTCCGAACTTCGAGCTCGTCGGCGAAGGTCTCTCGGAGGTGACCAACGACCAGGGCGGCAAGCGTCTCGTGCTCAACATCTTCCCGAGCATCGACACCGGCATCTGCGCCGCGAGCGTCCGGAAGTTCAACGAGATCGCCGCCGACCTCGACGACACCGTCGTGCTCAACGTCTCCGCCGACCTGCCGTTCGCCCAGGCCCGCTTCTGCGGCGCCGAGGGCATCGACAACGTCCTCGTGGGCTCGGCCTTCCGTTCCTCCTTCGGGCAGGACTACGGCGTCACGATGGCCGACGGCCCGATGGCCGGCCTGCTGGCCCGCGCCGTGGTCGTCGTCGAGGCCGACGGCACGGTCAGCTACACGCAGGTGGTCGACGAGATCACCACCGAGCCCGACTACGACGCGGTCCTCGCCGCTCTCTGA
- a CDS encoding phospho-sugar mutase has product MSLETTADLHQLATDWMADDPDEATRTELATVLAAAKSGDPAAAADLADRFRGPLEFGTAGLRGALGAGPHRMNRVVVSRAAAGLVAHLKANGAGPGDSVVIGYDARHNSDVFARDTAEVVTGAGLRALLLPRPLPTPVLAFAIRDLGSVAGVMVTASHNPPQDNGYKVYLGDGSQIVPPSDSEIAAQIAAVGAVSTVPRGDGGEVVGDDLLERYLRSVVDLVGDGPRDLSIVYTPLHGVGGSAVTRVLAQAGFPAPHVVEAQAAPDPDFPTVAFPNPEEPGAMDLAMALAQECGADLVVANDPDADRCAAAVPGPHGWQMLRGDEVGALLAHHLLSRGRTGTYAASIVSSSLLGKMAATAGQPSVETLTGFKWIGRLEGLAFGYEEALGYCVDPEHVKDKDGVSALLMLCELAAHSKAQGRSLVDILDDIALEHGLHATDQLSVRFSDLAGIGAAMERLRSTPPTELGGLAVERVEDLSLGSEALPPTDGLRYTLAEGARVIVRPSGTEPKVKCYLEVVIPVDPEDGVDAARIAAAGRLDAIKGDVRRAAGL; this is encoded by the coding sequence ATGAGCCTCGAGACCACCGCGGACCTGCACCAGCTCGCCACCGACTGGATGGCTGACGACCCGGACGAGGCCACCAGGACCGAGCTCGCCACGGTGCTCGCGGCGGCGAAGTCCGGGGACCCCGCCGCCGCAGCCGACCTGGCCGACCGCTTCCGCGGGCCGCTCGAGTTCGGCACCGCTGGCCTGCGCGGCGCCCTGGGCGCCGGCCCCCACCGCATGAACCGGGTCGTCGTGTCACGGGCCGCTGCCGGCCTCGTCGCCCACCTGAAGGCCAACGGGGCCGGGCCGGGCGACTCCGTCGTGATCGGCTACGACGCCCGCCACAACTCCGACGTCTTCGCCCGCGACACCGCCGAGGTCGTCACCGGCGCCGGGTTGCGCGCCCTGCTCCTCCCCCGCCCGCTGCCGACCCCGGTCCTGGCCTTCGCGATCCGTGACCTCGGCAGCGTGGCGGGCGTGATGGTGACGGCCAGCCACAACCCGCCCCAGGACAACGGCTACAAGGTCTACCTCGGCGACGGCAGCCAGATCGTGCCGCCCTCCGACAGCGAGATCGCTGCCCAGATCGCGGCGGTGGGCGCGGTCTCGACCGTCCCCCGCGGTGACGGCGGCGAGGTCGTCGGCGACGACCTCCTGGAGCGCTACCTGCGCTCGGTGGTCGACCTCGTCGGCGACGGCCCGCGCGACCTCTCGATCGTCTACACCCCGCTGCACGGCGTGGGCGGGTCGGCGGTCACTCGTGTGCTCGCCCAGGCCGGCTTCCCCGCCCCGCACGTGGTCGAGGCGCAGGCCGCGCCCGACCCCGACTTCCCGACAGTCGCCTTCCCGAACCCCGAGGAGCCGGGCGCCATGGACCTGGCGATGGCCCTGGCACAGGAGTGCGGCGCCGACCTGGTGGTGGCCAACGACCCCGACGCCGATCGCTGCGCCGCGGCGGTCCCCGGACCCCACGGCTGGCAGATGCTGCGGGGTGACGAGGTCGGGGCACTGCTCGCCCACCACCTGCTCTCACGCGGACGCACCGGCACCTACGCCGCCTCGATCGTGTCGTCCTCCCTGCTGGGCAAGATGGCGGCGACCGCCGGACAGCCGAGCGTGGAGACCCTCACCGGCTTCAAGTGGATCGGGCGCCTGGAGGGTCTCGCCTTCGGGTACGAGGAAGCGCTGGGCTACTGCGTCGACCCGGAACACGTGAAGGACAAGGACGGCGTCTCCGCCCTGCTGATGCTCTGCGAGCTCGCCGCGCACTCAAAGGCCCAGGGACGGAGCCTGGTCGACATCCTCGACGACATCGCCCTCGAGCACGGTCTCCACGCGACCGACCAGCTCTCCGTGCGGTTCTCCGACCTCGCAGGCATCGGAGCCGCCATGGAGCGTCTCCGCTCCACTCCCCCGACCGAGCTCGGGGGCCTCGCCGTCGAGCGCGTCGAGGACCTCTCCCTGGGCAGCGAGGCACTGCCGCCCACCGACGGCCTGCGCTACACCCTGGCCGAAGGAGCCCGCGTGATCGTGCGCCCGAGCGGCACCGAGCCCAAGGTGAAGTGCTACCTCGAGGTCGTCATCCCCGTGGACCCGGAGGACGGTGTGGACGCTGCTCGCATCGCCGCCGCCGGCCGACTCGACGCCATCAAGGGTGACGTACGCCGGGCTGCCGGCCTCTGA
- the deoC gene encoding deoxyribose-phosphate aldolase yields MTAISASTAGAGDGTRDISAEFAETTRSNASLTRFLHGLPGVDQVGNEARAAALGTRSIKTTAKAQAIDLAIRMVDLTTLEGMDTAGKVRALAFKAMRPEPGDPTCPPTAAVCVYPDMVATAKETLGDSGVNVAAVATAFPSGRAALDVKLADTADAVEAGADEIDMVIDRGAFLEGRYLDVHDEIVAVREACRRPDGTEAHLKVIFETGELQTYDNVRRASWLAMMAGAHFIKTSTGKVSPAATLPVTLVMLEAVRDFRATTGHMVGVKPAGGIRTTKDAIKYLVMVNETCGPDWLDPDWFRFGASSLLNDLLMQRTKMLTGRYSGPDYVTLD; encoded by the coding sequence GTGACAGCCATTTCTGCCTCGACGGCGGGCGCAGGTGACGGCACGAGGGACATCTCCGCCGAGTTCGCGGAGACCACCCGGTCCAACGCCTCGCTGACCCGCTTCCTCCACGGACTCCCGGGAGTCGACCAGGTCGGCAACGAGGCCCGCGCCGCAGCGCTGGGCACTCGGTCGATCAAGACCACGGCGAAGGCGCAGGCGATCGACCTCGCCATCCGCATGGTCGACCTCACGACGCTGGAGGGCATGGACACCGCCGGCAAGGTGCGCGCACTGGCCTTCAAGGCGATGCGCCCCGAGCCCGGTGACCCGACCTGTCCGCCCACCGCGGCCGTCTGCGTCTACCCCGACATGGTCGCCACCGCGAAGGAGACCCTGGGCGACAGCGGGGTCAACGTGGCCGCCGTGGCCACGGCCTTCCCCAGTGGTCGCGCCGCACTCGACGTGAAGCTCGCCGACACCGCCGACGCGGTCGAGGCCGGGGCCGACGAGATCGACATGGTCATCGACCGTGGTGCGTTCCTCGAGGGCCGCTACCTCGACGTCCACGACGAGATCGTCGCCGTGCGCGAGGCCTGCCGACGTCCCGACGGCACCGAGGCGCACCTGAAGGTGATCTTCGAGACCGGCGAGCTGCAGACCTACGACAACGTCCGCCGGGCCTCCTGGCTCGCCATGATGGCCGGCGCCCACTTCATCAAGACCTCGACCGGCAAGGTCTCCCCCGCGGCCACCCTGCCCGTCACCCTGGTCATGCTGGAGGCCGTGCGCGACTTCCGAGCTACCACCGGCCACATGGTCGGCGTGAAGCCGGCCGGCGGCATCCGCACCACCAAGGACGCCATCAAGTACCTCGTCATGGTCAACGAGACCTGCGGGCCCGACTGGCTCGATCCGGACTGGTTCCGCTTCGGCGCCTCGTCGTTGCTCAACGACCTCCTGATGCAGCGTACGAAGATGCTCACCGGCCGGTACTCCGGCCCCGACTACGTCACTCTGGACTGA
- a CDS encoding aldehyde dehydrogenase family protein, producing MVKVPDKASPGTLFEYAPAPESRAIVDIAPSYGHFIDGAFVSGSGTAFKTINPATEEVLAEVSAATDEEVDTAVRAARRAYETVWSRMPGRERAKYLFRIARIIQERGRELAVLETLDNGKPIKETRDFDVPTVAAHFFYYAGWADKLEYAVPGRPNPQALGVAAQIIPWNFPLLMLAWKIAPALAAGNTVVLKPAETTPLSAMLFAEICQQADLPPGVVNIVNGAGDTGRALVAHPDVNKVAFTGSTEVGRAIARQIAGTDKKATLELGGKAANIVFDDAPVDQAVEGIVNGIFFNQGHVCCAGSRLLVQESVADEVLERLKRRMSTLRLGDPLDKNTDIGAVNSAEQLARITELAGAGEQEGATRWAPACDLPSTGFWFPPTVFSNVTQAHRIAREEIFGPVLSVLTFRTPTEAVEKANNTPYGLSAGVWTEKGSRILWMANQLRAGVVWANTFNKFDPTSPFGGYKESGYGREGGRHGLEGYLK from the coding sequence ATGGTCAAGGTTCCCGACAAGGCGTCACCCGGGACGCTCTTCGAGTACGCCCCCGCCCCCGAGTCGCGCGCGATCGTCGACATCGCGCCCTCCTACGGCCACTTCATCGACGGCGCGTTCGTGAGCGGCAGCGGCACGGCGTTCAAGACGATCAACCCGGCGACCGAGGAGGTGCTCGCGGAGGTCTCCGCGGCCACCGACGAGGAGGTCGACACGGCTGTCCGCGCCGCCCGTCGTGCCTACGAGACGGTCTGGTCGCGCATGCCCGGCCGCGAGCGCGCGAAGTACCTCTTCCGCATCGCACGCATCATTCAGGAGCGCGGCCGCGAGCTCGCCGTCCTGGAGACGCTGGACAACGGCAAGCCGATCAAGGAGACCCGCGACTTCGACGTCCCGACGGTCGCCGCGCACTTCTTCTACTACGCGGGCTGGGCCGACAAGCTGGAGTACGCCGTCCCCGGCAGGCCGAACCCGCAGGCCCTCGGCGTCGCGGCCCAGATCATCCCGTGGAACTTCCCCCTGCTGATGCTGGCGTGGAAGATCGCCCCGGCCCTTGCGGCCGGCAACACCGTCGTGCTCAAGCCGGCCGAGACCACTCCGTTGAGCGCCATGCTCTTCGCAGAGATCTGCCAGCAGGCCGACCTGCCCCCGGGCGTCGTCAACATCGTCAACGGAGCTGGCGACACCGGTCGGGCGCTCGTGGCACACCCTGACGTCAACAAGGTCGCCTTCACCGGGTCGACCGAGGTCGGCCGCGCGATCGCGCGCCAGATCGCCGGGACGGACAAGAAGGCGACCCTGGAGCTGGGTGGCAAGGCCGCAAACATCGTCTTCGACGACGCACCTGTCGACCAGGCGGTCGAGGGCATCGTCAACGGCATCTTCTTCAACCAGGGCCACGTCTGCTGCGCCGGCTCGCGCCTGCTGGTGCAGGAGTCGGTCGCCGACGAGGTGCTGGAGCGGCTCAAGCGCCGCATGTCGACGCTGCGCCTGGGCGACCCGCTCGACAAGAACACCGACATCGGCGCGGTGAACTCGGCCGAGCAGCTGGCCAGGATCACCGAGCTGGCGGGAGCCGGCGAGCAGGAGGGGGCCACGCGGTGGGCACCGGCCTGCGACCTGCCGAGCACCGGTTTCTGGTTCCCGCCGACCGTCTTCAGCAACGTGACCCAGGCCCACCGGATCGCCCGTGAGGAGATCTTCGGACCCGTCCTGTCGGTGCTGACCTTCCGCACGCCGACCGAGGCGGTCGAGAAGGCCAACAACACCCCCTACGGCCTCTCCGCCGGCGTCTGGACGGAGAAGGGCTCGCGCATCCTGTGGATGGCCAACCAGCTCCGCGCCGGAGTCGTGTGGGCCAACACCTTCAACAAGTTCGACCCCACGTCGCCGTTCGGTGGCTACAAGGAGTCCGGCTACGGTCGCGAAGGCGGTCGTCACGGCCTGGAGGGATACCTCAAGTGA
- a CDS encoding aldehyde dehydrogenase family protein, translating into MKSADTPRAGVRKTYKLYVGGAFPRSESGYSYVVNDSKGNFVANAALASRKDARDAVVAARKAFGGWSSRTAYNRAQIVYRIAEVLEDRRAQFIDLVQQGEGLTAARAGAVVDESVDRLVWYAGWADKITQVTGSANPVAGPFFNISSPEPTGVVAIAAPQESSLLGLVSVLAPVIVTGNTAVLLSSYARPLPAVNLAEVLATSDVPGGVVNILTGDWRGPLPWLASHMDVNALDLTGVAGEPDAAADLGATAAENLKRVLRAPAAEEDWFTAPGIERMTTFLETKTVWHPGRDLTQARPTQKAPPDHRWGLSCLHPVRGRSAQDRSTPRRRRRSGRGSLRSH; encoded by the coding sequence GTGAAGTCCGCAGACACCCCTCGCGCGGGAGTGCGCAAGACCTACAAGCTCTACGTGGGTGGGGCCTTCCCCCGCTCGGAGTCGGGCTACTCCTACGTCGTCAACGACTCGAAGGGCAACTTCGTGGCCAACGCTGCGCTCGCCTCCCGCAAGGATGCCCGTGACGCCGTGGTCGCGGCCCGCAAGGCCTTCGGTGGCTGGTCCTCGCGTACGGCCTACAACCGGGCGCAGATCGTCTACCGCATCGCCGAGGTCCTGGAGGACCGTCGCGCCCAGTTCATCGACCTGGTCCAGCAGGGAGAGGGCCTCACGGCCGCTCGCGCCGGCGCGGTCGTGGACGAGAGCGTCGACCGGCTCGTCTGGTACGCCGGGTGGGCCGACAAGATCACCCAGGTGACCGGCTCCGCGAACCCGGTCGCGGGCCCCTTCTTCAACATCTCCTCCCCCGAGCCCACCGGCGTCGTGGCCATCGCCGCTCCCCAGGAGTCGTCGCTGCTCGGACTGGTCTCGGTGCTCGCCCCGGTCATCGTCACCGGCAACACCGCGGTGCTGCTGAGCTCGTATGCCCGGCCCCTCCCCGCGGTGAACCTGGCCGAGGTCCTGGCCACGAGCGACGTACCGGGGGGAGTCGTCAACATCCTCACCGGTGACTGGCGTGGCCCCCTCCCCTGGCTGGCCTCCCACATGGACGTCAACGCCCTGGACCTCACCGGCGTCGCCGGCGAGCCAGACGCAGCAGCCGACCTCGGGGCCACGGCAGCGGAGAACCTCAAGCGCGTCCTGCGTGCCCCGGCCGCCGAGGAGGACTGGTTCACCGCTCCCGGTATCGAGCGCATGACCACCTTCCTCGAGACGAAGACGGTCTGGCACCCCGGTCGGGATCTGACCCAAGCACGACCAACGCAGAAGGCCCCACCGGATCACCGGTGGGGCCTTTCGTGTCTCCACCCGGTCAGGGGCCGCTCAGCGCAAGATCGATCCACTCCACGTCGTCGGCGTCGTTCAGGTAGAGGGTCACTGCGAAGTCACTGA